One genomic region from Longimicrobium sp. encodes:
- a CDS encoding CcmD family protein: MRRAFLAPFLALSLAFASAPLRAQEPAPAASAPAPAATPNATQALRTTAQTLPEQSAPPRTLRAYWHVFAAFTFAWLMILGYAISLARRFRSLEQKVDAMGETDVGK, from the coding sequence ATGCGCCGCGCTTTCCTGGCCCCGTTCCTGGCCCTGTCGCTCGCCTTCGCGAGCGCCCCGCTGCGCGCGCAGGAGCCCGCCCCCGCCGCGTCCGCTCCGGCCCCCGCCGCCACGCCGAACGCGACGCAGGCGCTCCGCACGACCGCGCAGACGCTGCCGGAGCAGTCCGCCCCGCCGCGCACCCTGCGCGCCTACTGGCACGTCTTCGCCGCCTTCACCTTTGCCTGGCTGATGATCCTCGGCTACGCGATCTCCCTCGCCCGCCGGTTCCGCAGCCTGGAGCAGAAGGTGGATGCGATGGGTGAGACAGATGTAGGCAAGTAA